One part of the Mustela erminea isolate mMusErm1 chromosome 11, mMusErm1.Pri, whole genome shotgun sequence genome encodes these proteins:
- the LOC116568662 gene encoding transcription and mRNA export factor ENY2-like yields the protein MVVSKMNKDAQMRAAINQKLIETGERGRLKELLRAKLIKCGWKDQLKAHCKEVIKEKGLEHVTVDDLVAEITPKGRVLVPDSVKKELLQRIRTFLAQHASL from the coding sequence ATGGTGGTTAGCAAGATGAACAAAGATGCGCAGATGAGAGCAGCGATTAACCAAAAGTTGATAGAAACCGGAGAAAGAGGACGCCTCAAAGAGTTGCTGAGagctaaattaattaaatgtggCTGGAAGGACCAGTTGAAGGCACACtgtaaagaggtaattaaagaaaaaggactAGAACACGTTACTGTTGATGACTTGGTGGCTGAAATCACACCAAAAGGCAGAGTCCTGGTACCTGACAGTGTAAAGAAGGAGCTCCTACAAAGAATAAGAACATTCCTTGCTCAGCATGCCAGCCTTTAA